A window of Loxodonta africana isolate mLoxAfr1 chromosome 3, mLoxAfr1.hap2, whole genome shotgun sequence genomic DNA:
AATTTTAAAGACTAAAAGTGACCAAGGCTTTGGCTTAGGACGCAGTCCTTcataatagtaataacaacaacaactaacactTATATAGCACTgaccaagcactgtgctaagtgctttacttatattaactcatttaatccttgcaacaacCCTGTTGGGTTGGTACTGCTgtaatctccattttacagatgaagaaaccaaaagaacagAGAGGTTAAAGCCTCTTGCCCATAATCACACAGCAGAGGTAGGATTTCAACCCAGGAAGCTGCCTCCAGGGgctgtgcacttaaccactgtgctatccaGCCTCTAAACTCTTGCTTTCTCTCTGCAGAGAATAAAAAAGGGGAGGAGACCTTCCGGCTCCGGATGCAAACTAGGTGGGGACACTGGGATCTTGAACGGGGTGAGAGGAGGGCCCAATGCTGTTATCCATACTCCATAGCAGCCCGCCCTGTGTGCTGAATGGAGGTTACTGACCAGCTAATCCTGGGGTGTGGGGCTCCCCAGGCCGCCACCCTGTCCCACCCCCTCTCCCCATCTCGTGCCCAATTCTGCCCTCCCATGTTTGTCTTCCATCCTGCCCCCATCTTGCCTCCCCAGagtacccccccgccccccatcctGCCCTCCATCCTGCCTCCCATCCTGCCTTCCCAGAGTATCCCCCATCCTGCCCTCTATCCAGTCCCCCGTGCTGCCATGCACATGTGTCCCAGAATGGCAGCCTCCAATGCACCAACATGCTCCGTGACCCAAAGGCCCAGAGCTGGCTCCAAGGCCCAAAGCTCTCCCCAGACCTGATCTTCTGCAGACACTCCCTCCGTAGTCCAGCTCTGTCCCTCAAGCATCCCTGCCCAGGTCTGCCCCAGATACAAACATATATAGAGCACCTGGAGtcccggggcgggggggtggggtggggtggggtacgaacggttaatgtgctctgctgctaactgaaaggttggaaatttgagttcatccagcagtgcctcagaagaaaggcctggtgacccacttcccaaaaatcagtcatcggaaaccttatggcgcacagttctactctgacacacgaggttgctgtgaatcacagttgactcaagggcaactggaaaGAAAGATGATGAATAGATTGAGCATCtattgtgtgccaggctctgctcTAGAAGCTGGGACGTAGCTGTGAGCATGGCAGCCCCTCCCTTCTCTGGCTGGGCTCACAGCCTAGCAGAGGAGTCAGACAAGAACCAAGTAATCATCTGACTGTGGTTAAATGTGGCAAAGAGAGGGCATGGAAGGGCAAATCAGAGGAACTGGCCTGGTGGACAGGTGGTGAAGGCTTCCCAGAGGGAGTGATGGGACAGCTGGGATGGCAAAGATAAAGAGGTGTTTCAGGGCAAAGAAGGAGTGAAAAGGGTTCCAAGCTGATGgagagcatgtgcaaaggccctgtggcagaaCAGAGAGAGACACTTAAGAGAAATCAAATAGAGGCTGGGGTGAGAGGCGGTGAGGTGGAGTGGTATACAGCCTGAGACAAGGAGTTTGGTAAAGGAGGTGACACACCAGATCTGTGATTGCTAAAGCTCCCTGCTGTTGGGGGTAGAGTGGAGACAGGGACACCTGGAAGGAGGCTACTACACTAGCTCAGGTGAGGGACGGTggcagctgggagcagagtggggaCACTGGGGAGAGAGGCAGAAGGACAGTCGGAAGAGAGACTGGGACTGTGAAATCCCTAGGTTCCTGGGTGATCGAGCAGCCACAATGACCATGATGGAGGTCTCCCTGCTTACTGGCTTCTACCCCAACAAAGATGACCTCAAGCAGGTAACACTCGCTCCACATGCCCAGTGGTGATCCAGGGCGGGGGTGCCCTGACATCATCCCTCTCTCCTGTGCGGGTGCAGGGCAGTGTCTACCCCATGTCAGGGCCTCCGGGTTCATGCCTCGTGGTCCATGGGCACTTCTGCTGACTCCCTGCATGATCTTAGCCAAGCCCTTGCCCTGAttgggcctcaatttccccaACACTGGAGCTCATTGGATGAGAGCTGGTGTCTGTCCTGGGAGTTGCTTCATGCTGATTGGAGCTCCTAGGGCTGCGGACCTCAGAGggtctctccccacccccaaccacCTCCTCTGCCCCAGCTCACCAGCGATGTGGAGATGTACGCCTTCCAGTATGAGACCAAGACAAGCTCCAGCGACAGCACCGTGGTCCTCTACCTGGACAAGGTGAGGAAGGCCTTGTGCCCTCTGCAGAGGCCTAGGGGCAGCCCAGGGGGCGGGGAATCGGAGGGCAGTCCCTTGGGTAGTGTCATCTGGGGTCAATCCCACAAGAGGCACATCCTCTGAGATCAGCTGTTCTCCATAACTAAAGTCATTGCCCCATGGTAAGAGGCCTTGTTAACATCCCAATGCCTGTAGTCAAGTGGTCGTGGCCAATACCCATGGTCATGCCCTGCGGTCAGTGCCACGAGTCAGCGTCCCATGGTCAACTCAGGCAGgactcccctcccccagctctcCCACGAAGAAGACACGGTGCTGGGCTTCCGGGTTCACAGGATGCTGCAGGCTGAGCTCCTTCAGGCCGCCCTGGTCACTGTCTATGATTACTATGAGCCTTGTGAGCAGGGGCCTGGGGCTGGAGAGGCATCTCGAGGGAGTGAGACCTGCCAGGGACAGGGCAGGACTTGGGGGGAGGGAGCGAGGGAAAGGACTAAGAAGAGGGGTCAAGGCGTTGCTGAGGGCTGCCAGAACTGGGGTAGAAGGGCACCGGGGCGGGACCGTGGGGGCGGGGCCTGAAGGGGTGGGGCATTTCGGACGGGAGAGGGTCAAGGTGTGCAGGGCTAAGAAGGAAGAGGTTGGGGCGGGGCTGAGAGGCGTGGCCTGCTGGGGATGAGGCGGGGTAGGGGCGGGGCCTTGGAAGGGGCAGTGCCCATCGAGGAGAGGTCTCGGCAAGGCCAGGCATGACGTGGACTGCAGAAGCCGGGACCAGACGGTGGGAAAGGTCTGGAAGGGCCTGGAGGGGCCAGGCCAGGGACGGGGCGGGGCTAAGAAGGAGCTTGGACCTAGGTCTTGggcgagaggggggagggggataAGTGGGCGGGGCCAGGAGGGGCGGAGTCAGCGGTAGGGGAGACTGCCGGGGCGGGGCCAGGCAGGCCCCCAGTCCCCAGGAACGCGGGCTCTCAAGCCCACCCAGCGCACCCCCATCGCAGCCCTGAGGTGCAGCGCCTTCTACAACCTCCCCGCGGAGGACTCGTCTCTGCGAAAGATCTGCCACAAAGACGTCTGCAGATGTGCCGAGGGTGAGGCTGGCGGGGACACGGGCGCCAGGGCCACTTCCTGTCTGCCCTCAGGGCTCAGCTGacagagaggaagacagagaCGAAGAGGGACAGAGAAAAGGAGACACCGAGAGACAGAGACCAACACACGCACTTAGTGAGGGCCAAGATCAAGTAGACGGAGACTCGGAGAGAGACACAAAGAGCCTAGGATGGGAGAAACTGCCATGAAAAAGACCTAAGGGAAGGGGGGTGGATTAGAGTCCCCCAGACCAGATAGACCAGTCCCCGAGACCGGCGAGTCGCGGACCTGGGGCCGGGGGGGGGGGAAAACCCCGCCCCCAGTGCAGCCAGGCAGCGGCCTCCTGATCCCCCAGAACAGTGCATGTCACCAAGGAAGGGCCAGCTGAGGCAGAAGGAGCTCCAAGTAGCGGCCTGTGAGCCGGGCGTGGACTTCGGTGAGTGTGGGGAGCGCCGGGAGGTAAGCAGGCCCAGGCTCGGCCGCAGACGGGACGCCAACCACGcccctcctgcccctcccccagtATACAAGGCCAGGCTGGAGTCTGTGGAGGTTTCCGACTCCAACCCCTATGTCTACTACAACATGCAGCTCCAAGCCATCATCAAGAGTGGTATGTCCCCGTGGCAGCGtcgggggtggtggtgggggttgggggggcgTTGCCCTCTGGGGTCCCAATGTAGGAGTGGCCAGGCCTCTGCAGGCTCAGACGCTGGGTCTCCTCCAGGCACAGACCTTGTCCAGCCTCTTACCATGAAGAAATTTGTCTCCCACGCCACCTGCCAAGAGTCCCTGGGGCTGCAAGAACAGGAGGCGTACCTCATCATGGGCCAGGCGTCAGACCTGTGGCGAGTCAGATCTGAGTGCGTGGGGGCTCCTGCTGCCCTGGGACCACAGGCCTGGGCCTCTTTCCATACCTGGGCCTGGCTCTTGGCTCCTCAGTTCCTGCTGGGTCCCTGGTTGTCAGGGCCACCCTGAATGGAGATGCAGGGTGTGCACTGTTCAACTCCAAGGATCACCATTCACATGGAGATGTTTTAGATGTGGGTATTCACTGTCTAAGGTctctccctgggtggcacaaaaagtttgcgctcagctgctaacctaaaggttggcagctccaacccacctagaggcattgtgtaagaaaggcctggcgatctgcttctgtagattacagccaagaaaaccctatggagctcagttcgactgtaacacatggagtcctcatgagtcggaattgactccaggcaatgggttttttggtttttcttttttttattcactgTCTCAGTTTTCCAAGAGGGCAGTAAAGAGTAGGAGGAAGGGGTGCCATTTCTAATGCCCAAGTAGGAGCTGTATGGCTAGGCCGAGGCTCTGGGAGGCtgccaagcagggcagaggggcGAGGCAGAGTGGGTGCCCAAGCCCCCCAGGGCACCAGGTTCTTTTCACCCTCTTTGCTGTCTCCCTCCCACAGTTACACCCATGTCCTGGGCAAGAAGACGTTCCTTATGCATTGGCCAGCCGACCAGGATGTGGGCAAGAAGGAATTTCTGGCTCAGCTAGAGGGATTTTCGGAATATATGAGCACCCATGGCTGTCAGACCTGAGACCCTGAGGCCTCTGCTGCTTTCAGGGTAGTGTCTCCAAGCTGGCCTGGGCCACTGAGTTTGACCCCAAATAAAGAGCATGGAATATCATACCCAAACTCTGACATGGTTTCTGCTCCAGCATTCAGCAGGGCCCCTGCATGACCTGCCCTGATGCTGCTGGGGCCTgactcctccctctctccccttcgCTCACTCCATTCCAGCCACACAGGCCTTTTTTGTATCCTTCCAACACCCAAGTCTGTTCCCACCTTAGGGCCTTTGCACTCACTGTCCCCTCTACTGGGTACACGCTTCCCTCAGATATCTCCCTGGCTTTTATACCAGTacagtcaagtcaattttgattcatggtgaccccacgtgtgtcagagtagaattgcactccacatggttttcagcggctgattttttggaagtagactgccaggtctttcttctgaggtacctctgggtggactcaaagctccaatctttcagttagcagctgagcatgcaaACTTTTCCCTTATTTGGGCTCTgtttaaatgtcacctcctcaaagaGACCTTTAATAACatacctgtcttaggctgagttctctagaggagcaaaaccagtgaagcatctatgtatatatatatagagagagagagagagagagatttatatcaaggaaatggctcacatggttgtagaggctggaaggtcccaagtccatgggtcaagctggaggcttctgactcatgtagctgcagaggctgtcGAATCCAAGATCGGAAGGTCAggttcacaggctgtggaagctgatgaatcACAGCCGACGAATggcaagatcagcaggtaaactgctagctcaagtcccaagaaccagtggTCAGATGAACAAGGGCCAGCTGCAgcatccagagtgagcaaaagcccgtaagctttgccagaaagtccatctatattggatgcagcacactcccaaggaaacccGCCCTCAGCTGATTGGCTTCTCACAACAAATCCCATCATGgccatcacggaggtgatcatattatatcaaatctcatcgtgGAGGTGACTACGTCACTACAGGATTACCAAACTGTATCATAGCTGCTGagccactaagaatcatggcccagccaaactgacaagcAACCTTAACAGTACCTAAAATAGATCCCCCTCCCATCACTCTTTCCCCTTGCCCTGCTTTATCCTCTCCATAGTATGTATAAGTACATCATACACCATACTTAATGATTGATTGTTAAATGTGTGTTTCCAGAAAGTCAGCTCCTTATAGACAGGAGTCATATCTGTCTCGTTCAGGACTGTATTCCCAGTTCCTACAGCAGGAGCTGGGGCACAGAAGGTGCTCAGGAATGACTGTCCAACGtccaaatgaatgaatgcatctGGCGCCCTACTCGCACCTCGCCCTGAAGGCTCACACTTGttccctgccttcaaggagcttgcAGTGATGGGAGCTTTGATGGGGGAAGCCCAGGTGGCAGGAGGGCCAAGAGGGCCAGGGGAGGATGAATGAGTTTTACCCACATGGGCTGTGGGATGGGGACCTGCCAAGCCAAGGTGGCAGCCCGTGTGGGGATCTGGAGCCACCAAGGAGACTGCAGTGATTGTAAGGGGTCCAAGAGGCTTCAACTGAGGGTGTGAGTgagggaaaggaagagggagaTGGGGCTGGGGAGGCTATGAGGTAGGCTGACTTCATAAAGAACTTTGTATTCCAGACGAAAAGGCCTAACCGTTATCAAGGGCAGCAGGGAACCACAGAAGGTGTTTAAGCAGGAAACAGACTGACCAGCCCTGAGGGAGAAAGGTCCCACTGGCTCAAGGATAGAAACTGAATTGATGGCAGGAagcctggggaggaggctgaggctgTGGGGCCACAGGATAGCACAGTGgtggctgcctgggttcaaagtCTGCCTCCATCTCTTTCTGGTTGTGTTACCTTAGCCTGGTTActcacctctctgtgcttcagtgttCTCATCTCAAACATTACTTCCCTTGGAGCTGTTGTGAGTGCCCAGTCCATgggaagtgttcaataaatgttcattAGCCTTcctattcattttcttttgatgcttcctgcatcaaataagaaagactgaagaattgatgcctttgaattatggtgttggcaaagaatattgactcccacaagaatgaccaaatctgtcttggaagaaatacagccagaatgctccttagaaacaagaatagcCAGaccatctcacgtactttggacatgttatcaggaggcaccagtccctggtgaaggacattatgcttagtagagggtcagcaaaaaagagcaagaccctcaacgagatggactgacacagtggctgcaacaacgggctcaacatagcaatgattgtgaggatggcaccaggtggggcagtgtttctttctgttgtacataggattgctatgaatcggaagtgactcggcagcacctaacaacaacaa
This region includes:
- the LOC135230658 gene encoding complement C3-like isoform X1, whose translation is MSPRKGQLRQKELQVAACEPGVDFGECGERREVSRPRLGRRRDANHAPPAPPPVYKARLESVEVSDSNPYVYYNMQLQAIIKSGTDLVQPLTMKKFVSHATCQESLGLQEQEAYLIMGQASDLWRVRSDYTHVLGKKTFLMHWPADQDVGKKEFLAQLEGFSEYMSTHGCQT
- the LOC135230658 gene encoding complement C3-like isoform X2, which encodes MSPRKGQLRQKELQVAACEPGVDFVYKARLESVEVSDSNPYVYYNMQLQAIIKSGTDLVQPLTMKKFVSHATCQESLGLQEQEAYLIMGQASDLWRVRSDYTHVLGKKTFLMHWPADQDVGKKEFLAQLEGFSEYMSTHGCQT